The genome window atatattgaaaatatattttttcatacattattttctgattatggaaaccccttcccccattcctcccaAATTCACTCCACCTTCCCACACAAtcacatttgtagggtttcttgttcttttgcattagaaaacaaagaagggttttgttttgttttattttgttttgtttttatctagaAGTGTGTTTTTGGTAACtatttcatttcccttcttttggttttcttctatgGGNAATTTTAAAACATCTTGTTCTGGTCATCTTTCCATGTCTTCTGTTTCCTTACAAAACAATATTCCCTCCTTCATTCCTGAGAATAAGGAAACATGTAACATCATATAATTAGGAAAGAAGTTTAGACAAAAGATCATTTGGGAATGTTTTCCAAAAACCAATTGCTNNNNNNNNNNNTGTCTGATGTAAATATCGGAACCTTCTCAGCGTTACAGCTATGAGGTTAAAGTGAAGAACCTCCCCTTATTCATTCTCCTGAATAGGACATGCATAAACCACTCTACACTTTATATGTTGAAAAGATAAACTctcagggattaaaaaaaaaacactcattaACAATTAAAGCTCTGCTTCTAATCTTTCTTGGTATTTGACTGAAATTAATGCTTATTAGTATATATAGACAATATAAATAATTGGGAAAAATTATGAGGTATTTCTGTTGAATCTGATTATCTGAATTCAGCATATTTCTTCATATTACTTTTTTAGATGAAAGTATACctaatattaaaatagtaattcAAATGCAATTTTAAATCCTTTTCAGCTTATACAGGATCCAGATGTCAAGATTAAACTCAAGGTCCAAGTCTTAATATATCCTGCCCTTCAGGCTCTTGATACAAATGTACCATCATATCAAGAAGGATCCCATTTTCCAATGTTAACCAGGTCGTTAATGGTCAGGTTCTGGAGCGAATACTTTACTACAGACCAAGGCCTGGAGAAAGCCATGCTTCTCAATGAGCATGTACCCATGGAATCTAGCCATTTGTTACAGTTTGTGAATTGGAGTTCCTTGCTCCCTGAGAGATACAAGAAAAGTCACATCTATAAAAATCCTACTCCTGGTAGTTCTGAGCTGGCTCAAAAATATCCAGGGTTCATAGATGTGAAGGCATGTCCTCTGTTGGCCAATGACAATATATTACGTCAATTACCTCTGACCTATATCATCACTTGTCAGTATGATGTCCTAAGAGATGATGGACTCATGTATGTCAAGCGGCTTCAGAATGTTGGAGTTCATGTGACTCATCACCATATTGAAGATGGATTCCATGGAGcattttcctttcctggtttaAAAGTTTCAGAGAGGATACAAAATCAGTACTTGAGTTGGCTTATCAAAAATCTGTAGCAAAACCTACAAAATGATATATTGAAGatatataaacaacaaaataagaaataaactaGTAAACATGGTTTTGAGGTTTCATGTACTGTTTAAAATCTTTGTTGTTTCAAACAAGCTGATAGCTTccatgttttgttatttttattattagccaatattttttttcattccttccttatCCTGTATTTACTTACAGACACATGCCTCCAAATTAGAGTTTTACGTGGGTACTGACAATCCAAATTAATTTTCACACACTTTTGCAACTGGAACTTTACCAATTGTCAACAGGCACAAATTCCATAATAATTCAATAGTGCACTTTTactattcattattattttgcaCTTAAGAAAATTTGAGCTTAAAGAAATGAAGTAATAAGATAGGTTGTAAATCTAGATACTATTTGAATAAGCATTCATTGAGGGTTTCTACCAAACTTAAATCATTTAGTTTTCAAATAAGAagcacaaaacctttatatttatattaagctTTAAATcattagagctgggcagatatcaaccctatATGCTATTTTGTCaacttccctgtcaataaccgTGAGCTATATCGTGCCATGTTCCACCTGGGCCGCTCCTACTCTAACTGGCCAACCCTCATTGGCCATGCTCCCCTAATCCACctaccccatggcatcttcttccttcttcttctt of Mus pahari chromosome 4, PAHARI_EIJ_v1.1, whole genome shotgun sequence contains these proteins:
- the Aadac gene encoding arylacetamide deacetylase isoform X1, translated to MGRTIFLLISVVLVAYYVYIPLPDAIEEPWTIGRKAAIVKIGTDLASFGELLGISHFMETMQLLMKFQEVPPTSDENVTVMETNFNSIPVRIYIPKRKSMTRRRGLFYIHGGGWCLGSAALLTYDTLSRWTAHKLDAVVVSTDYGLAPKHHFPRQFEDVYRSLRWFLQEDVLEKYGVDPKRVGVSGDSSGGNLAAAVTQQLIQDPDVKIKLKVQVLIYPALQALDTNVPSYQEGSHFPMLTRSLMVRFWSEYFTTDQGLEKAMLLNEHVPMESSHLLQFVNWSSLLPERYKKSHIYKNPTPGSSELAQKYPGFIDVKACPLLANDNILRQLPLTYIITCQYDVLRDDGLMYVKRLQNVGVHVTHHHIEDGFHGAFSFPGLKVSERIQNQYLSWLIKNL